AATCGGAACCGTGACCCGTCCAGGTTTGCAGGTGGAAGTGGGACAACCGGCCATTAATCCTGTTCCGCGTCAAATGATATTAAAAGAAGTTGGTGAAGTACTTCCAAAGGGTAAAGGAGTAGAGATTACCCTTAGCATCCCTGAGGGAGTGGAAGTAGCAAAAAAAACCTTCAATCCGCGGTTAGGAATATCAGGGGGAATTTCGATACTGGGAACCTCTGGGATTGTAGAGCCTATGTCAGAGGAGGCATGGAGAGAGTCGCTGGCGCTGGAACTAAGCATGCTGGCAGCTGCAGGCCATAAGAAGGTTGTTCTGGTACCGGGCAACTATGGAGAACAGCTGGCTATAGAAAGTTTACATATTCATAAAGATATTATTGTAAGGACAAGTAATTTTATTGGATATATGCTGGAGAAATGTGTTGAGTATGGATTCGAGAAAGTACTTCTGATAGGACATTTGGGCAAATTGGTTAAGGTTGCAGCCGGTATCTTTTATACCCATAGCCATATGGCTGATGCACGGGCAGAGATCATGACGGCTTATGCTGCTGCACAGGGAGCAGACCGGGACACGGTAAAGGCGTTATTAAACTCAAATACCACTGAAGAAGCAGTGCAATTACTGGAGCAGGCAGGAATTACAGGAATATATGGTATGATTGCGAGACGAGTCAGTGAACGGTGCAGGCAGAAAAGCGGCTGCAAGCTGCAAATGGGTACAGTGATATTTACTCTTGAAAAAGGTATTCTTGCCATGGATGACACTGCGAAGAGCATTTTACAGGAGTTGAAACAGTATGAATAAAGTATATGTACTGGGAGTAGGACCTGGTTCGCCGGATTATGTACTGCCAATTGTGACAAAAATTGTTGGACAATCGGAAGTAGTGGTTGGTGGGCAAAGGAATCTGGACATATTTGATACCAGGGGCAAGCAAACCATGATAATAAAAAATAATCTTCGGGAAGTAGTTGACTTTATTAAGGCGAAAAAAGATACCCATAAAGTTGCGGTACTTGTTTCGGGAGATCCCGGATTTTATAGCATGTTAAATTATTTGTCCGGCTATTTTAGCAGAGAGGAATTGGAAGTAATTCCTGGAATCAGTTCCATACAATATCTCATTTGTAAAATGAAGACATGGTGGCAGGATGCCTATGTAACCAGTTTACACGGCAGGATGGATGAGAATTTTATTAATATTGTAAAAAATAATTCAAAAGTAGCATTGCTTACTGATTATAAGCTTTCTCCTGATGCAATTGCCCGGTATCTGATAGCAAACGGTATAAAGGACAAGAAAGTAACAGTGGGAGAGAACCTCAGCTATGAGGATGAGAGAATTGTAGAGGGAAGCCTGGAAGAAATCTCTCAAATGAATAATTTTAAAATGAGTGTGATGGTGATTGAAAATGAGTCATAGAAATGATAAAGTGTGGAATTATACAACTTCCGGTATTCCTGATGATTTATTCATTCGCGGGGAAGTGCCCATGACAAAGCAGGAAGCCAGAGTAATTACCCTATCCAGGCTAAGGCTGACAGAAGATATGACAGTATGGGATATCGGAGCAGGCACCGGTTCTATTTCCATTGAAATGGCTCTTCAATGCAAAAGGGGAAAGGTATACGCAATAGAGAGAAATCCCGAAGGAATCGAATTAATTACTAAAAACATGGAAAAGTTCCAGGTATACAACATCGAAGTAATAGAAGGCAGTGCTCCTGAAGTGTTGGATAAGTTGCCTGTTCCCGACAGGATTATGATAGGAGGGGCAGGAGAGCAGTTGGAAGAAATACTGGATTATTCCGATAAGGTATTGAAAGTCAACGGCCTGATTGTAACAAACTGTATTACCATAGAAACGGTCTATGACACTTTAAATTGGCTGGAGAAGCATGAATATGAGGACATAGATGTAGTATGCGTATCGGTGGCAAGAGCGAAAAAAGTGGGTAAAAGACATATGTTTCAAGGATTGAATCCCATATATGTTATATCCGGCAGGAAAGGTTACGCATATAATTTAAGTTGATGAATATTATGGAAAGAACGTTGCGAAAAGGCTTAGAGCCTGTTAACGCAGCGAAGGAAAAGCCGCATCAACTAAAAAATATACACCTGTAGGAAAGGGGAAATTTTGTGAAAGGAAAATTTTATGGTATAGGTGTTGGCCCGGGGGATGCCGAGCTTGTTACTTTAAAAGCAAAAAGGCTGCTGGATGAATGTGAAATCATCGTAGCTCCTAAGACAGCAATGGAAAAGCAAAGTGTGGCCTTAAATATTGTAAAGCCTTTGTTAGCTGATCATAAAAAAATTATTGAACTTATCTTTCCAATGACCTATGATGAAAGTGAGTTAAGTAAGCATTGGGATGATGCAGCAAAACAGATATGCAGCATGTTGGATAAGAATTTAAATGTTGTTTTCCTAACCCTGGGTGATCCCATGGTTTATAGTACATATATTTATATTTTTAGGAGAATTAAAGATAAAGGCTATGAAGCGGAAACAGTGCCGGGCATCACATCCTTCTGTGCTGCGGCGAGCCGGATAGATGTACCCCTTGCAGAAGGAAAAGAAACAGTAGCTATTATCCCATCTGCCTATGAATGCGAAAACCTGGATAAAATTTTGGTTGATTTTGATAATATAGTACTCATGAAGGTTTCAAGAAATTATGAACAGCTGGTGGAAGTGCTTGAACGTCACCGACTAAAGGAAAAATCCGTATTGGTTAGCAGGTGTGGATTGGACGAAGAAATTATAGAATATGATTTAGATAAATTCATAGGGCAGAAGGTAAATTATTTGTCTATGATAATAGTGAAAAAGTCAATACAGAATTAATAGATGCAGAATGATTAAAGGAGAGAGACAAAGTATGGTGTATTTTATCGGTGCGGGGCCGGGAGACCCCGAACTAATTACTATAAAAGGACAGAGACTTATAAAAGAGGCGGATGTTATTATATATGCCGGATCACTGGTGAATAGAGAAGTCCTGAATGGTGCAAAAGAAAATGTAGAGATATATAATAGTGCAGGAATGACATTGGAAGAAGTTTTGGAGGTAATGAGGAAAGCTGAGGCAGAGGATAAAACGGTTGCCAGGGTACATACCGGTGACCCAAGTATATATGGAGCAATACGGGAGCAGATGGATGCCCTGGATGAAATGGGAATCCGGTACGAAGTTGTTCCTGGGGTAAGTTCATTTGTTGCGGCAGCAGCGGCTCTAAAGAAAGAATTTACGCTGCCCGGTGTTTCACAAACTGTCATACTTACCCGCCTGGAGGGAAGGACGGAAGTGCCGGAAGGTGAACAGCTGCGAAATCTTGCACGACATGGTGCGTCCATGGCTATTTTCTTAAGTGTGGGAATGATTGATAGAGTTGTAGAGGAACTATTGGAGGGATATCCGCCTGATACCCCGGCAGCAGTCGTTCAAAAGGCATCATGGCCTGACCAGAAAATCGTCATGGGCACTTTAAAAGATATAGCACAAAAAGTAAAGAATGAGAATATTACAAAGACAGCACAAATTGTCGTAGGAGATTTCCTGGGAAATGATTATGAGTTATCAAAGCTGTATGATAAGACATTCAGCCATGAATTCAGGAGTGCAAAGGAATGAGGACCGCTGTTATTGCTTTGACATTGGGGGGCAGCAAACTGGCAGCAAAACTGGCTGAAACAACAGGTGCCCATCTTTATCTTCCCGAAAAATTTTGCAGCGATAAAAATAAATGTTACCCTATTAAAAGTAAACTGCTTGAACTGATGGAAACAATTTTTTATCAATACGATGCTCTTGTATTTATTATGGCGGCAGGAATCGTGGTAAGAACTATTGCAC
This genomic stretch from Petroclostridium xylanilyticum harbors:
- the cbiD gene encoding cobalt-precorrin-5B (C(1))-methyltransferase CbiD, whose product is MEFQPYAIVNGKKMRRGFTTGSCAAAASKAATMMLIENRDIYSIEIDTPRGWRITLPIQQIERSSNAVKCCVVKDGGDDPDATHGIHIYAGVRLIDKEGIVIKAGEGIGTVTRPGLQVEVGQPAINPVPRQMILKEVGEVLPKGKGVEITLSIPEGVEVAKKTFNPRLGISGGISILGTSGIVEPMSEEAWRESLALELSMLAAAGHKKVVLVPGNYGEQLAIESLHIHKDIIVRTSNFIGYMLEKCVEYGFEKVLLIGHLGKLVKVAAGIFYTHSHMADARAEIMTAYAAAQGADRDTVKALLNSNTTEEAVQLLEQAGITGIYGMIARRVSERCRQKSGCKLQMGTVIFTLEKGILAMDDTAKSILQELKQYE
- the cobI gene encoding precorrin-2 C(20)-methyltransferase; amino-acid sequence: MKGKFYGIGVGPGDAELVTLKAKRLLDECEIIVAPKTAMEKQSVALNIVKPLLADHKKIIELIFPMTYDESELSKHWDDAAKQICSMLDKNLNVVFLTLGDPMVYSTYIYIFRRIKDKGYEAETVPGITSFCAAASRIDVPLAEGKETVAIIPSAYECENLDKILVDFDNIVLMKVSRNYEQLVEVLERHRLKEKSVLVSRCGLDEEIIEYDLDKFIGQKVNYLSMIIVKKSIQN
- the cbiE gene encoding precorrin-6y C5,15-methyltransferase (decarboxylating) subunit CbiE; translation: MNKVYVLGVGPGSPDYVLPIVTKIVGQSEVVVGGQRNLDIFDTRGKQTMIIKNNLREVVDFIKAKKDTHKVAVLVSGDPGFYSMLNYLSGYFSREELEVIPGISSIQYLICKMKTWWQDAYVTSLHGRMDENFINIVKNNSKVALLTDYKLSPDAIARYLIANGIKDKKVTVGENLSYEDERIVEGSLEEISQMNNFKMSVMVIENES
- the cbiT gene encoding precorrin-6Y C5,15-methyltransferase (decarboxylating) subunit CbiT, translated to MSHRNDKVWNYTTSGIPDDLFIRGEVPMTKQEARVITLSRLRLTEDMTVWDIGAGTGSISIEMALQCKRGKVYAIERNPEGIELITKNMEKFQVYNIEVIEGSAPEVLDKLPVPDRIMIGGAGEQLEEILDYSDKVLKVNGLIVTNCITIETVYDTLNWLEKHEYEDIDVVCVSVARAKKVGKRHMFQGLNPIYVISGRKGYAYNLS
- the cobM gene encoding precorrin-4 C(11)-methyltransferase, producing MIKGERQSMVYFIGAGPGDPELITIKGQRLIKEADVIIYAGSLVNREVLNGAKENVEIYNSAGMTLEEVLEVMRKAEAEDKTVARVHTGDPSIYGAIREQMDALDEMGIRYEVVPGVSSFVAAAAALKKEFTLPGVSQTVILTRLEGRTEVPEGEQLRNLARHGASMAIFLSVGMIDRVVEELLEGYPPDTPAAVVQKASWPDQKIVMGTLKDIAQKVKNENITKTAQIVVGDFLGNDYELSKLYDKTFSHEFRSAKE